The Microbacterium foliorum genome has a window encoding:
- a CDS encoding LemA family protein: MEWLVPVLIVVGVILLIGIYLWATYNSLVQLNVRVDEAWSGITVQLKRRADLIPNLIETVKGYASHEKAVFENVTRARAETLSAAGPGEAGIAEGHLQQALRSLFAVAEAYPQLQASQNFLQVQQALVDTEDKIQAARRFYNGGVRELNTKIKVFPNNLFARGLGFTEREFFEVADSGAISEPPRVQF, encoded by the coding sequence ATGGAATGGCTCGTGCCGGTACTGATCGTCGTCGGTGTGATTCTGCTCATCGGGATCTACCTGTGGGCGACGTACAACTCGCTGGTGCAGCTCAACGTCCGCGTCGATGAAGCATGGAGCGGGATCACCGTGCAGCTCAAGCGCCGGGCCGATCTGATCCCCAACCTCATCGAGACGGTCAAGGGCTACGCGTCGCATGAGAAGGCGGTCTTCGAGAACGTCACGAGGGCGCGCGCCGAGACCCTGTCGGCCGCCGGACCGGGCGAAGCCGGGATCGCAGAAGGACACCTCCAGCAGGCTCTGCGCAGCCTCTTCGCGGTCGCCGAGGCCTACCCGCAGCTGCAGGCCAGCCAGAACTTCCTGCAGGTGCAGCAGGCGCTCGTCGACACCGAAGACAAGATCCAGGCCGCTCGTCGCTTCTACAACGGCGGGGTGCGCGAGCTGAACACGAAGATCAAGGTCTTCCCCAACAACCTCTTCGCCCGGGGCCTCGGCTTCACCGAGCGCGAGTTCTTCGAGGTGGCCGACAGCGGAGCCATCTCCGAGCCTCCGCGCGTGCAGTTCTGA
- a CDS encoding winged helix-turn-helix domain-containing protein has protein sequence MTDSLSAAQARRIALGAQGFSRARPTTVSAAHLHRTMSRLGVLQIDSVNVFARSHYLPMFSRLGAYDPAVFDRVFHSRTTHYVEYLAHEATFIPIEDWPLWRFRMESFRDRWAGPDSWTSTNARTLEWVRDELRARGPLRPADLRDDVPRERGGWWDWDDVKLALEHLWRTGDVAISGRKGFERRYALAEQVIPDALRNQHVARDDAIRELIRRAARHSGVATQSDLADYHRIRDRAAVARSIADLVDAGELQPVTVRGWERGGRPLQAWRHRDASLPRAIDAAALLTPFDPVVWFRDRALRAFELDYRIEIYVPAAKRRYGYYSLPVLVGDRIVARVDLKAERATSTLQVQSVWWEPQARPLDDVERIAAELRHAASWQGLEHVSVSRWGSASDAVHAALAARPGTSVRRHVHARESTA, from the coding sequence GTGACCGACTCCCTCAGCGCCGCCCAGGCCCGCCGCATCGCGTTGGGTGCGCAGGGGTTCTCCCGGGCGCGACCGACCACGGTCTCGGCCGCGCACCTGCATCGCACGATGTCCCGGCTCGGCGTGCTGCAGATCGATTCGGTCAACGTCTTCGCGCGGTCGCACTATCTTCCGATGTTCTCGCGTCTGGGGGCGTACGACCCCGCTGTGTTCGACCGGGTCTTCCATTCGCGCACGACGCACTACGTGGAGTACCTCGCGCACGAGGCCACCTTCATCCCGATCGAGGACTGGCCGCTGTGGCGATTCCGGATGGAGAGCTTCCGCGATCGCTGGGCGGGACCCGACTCCTGGACGAGCACGAATGCGCGCACCCTCGAGTGGGTGCGCGACGAGCTGCGGGCACGCGGTCCGCTGCGCCCTGCGGACCTTCGCGACGATGTGCCGAGGGAGCGCGGCGGCTGGTGGGACTGGGACGATGTCAAGCTGGCCCTCGAGCACCTCTGGCGCACCGGCGACGTCGCGATCAGCGGCCGGAAGGGGTTCGAACGGCGCTACGCGCTCGCGGAGCAGGTGATCCCCGATGCGCTCCGGAATCAGCACGTCGCGCGGGACGATGCGATCCGCGAGCTGATCCGCCGGGCCGCCCGCCACTCCGGGGTGGCGACCCAGTCCGATCTCGCGGACTACCACCGGATCCGCGATCGCGCGGCGGTCGCCCGCTCGATCGCCGACCTCGTCGACGCGGGTGAGCTGCAGCCGGTCACCGTGCGCGGATGGGAGCGCGGCGGTCGCCCGCTGCAGGCCTGGCGGCATCGCGACGCGTCGCTGCCTCGTGCGATCGACGCCGCTGCCCTGCTGACGCCGTTCGACCCCGTGGTGTGGTTCCGGGATCGGGCGCTGCGGGCGTTCGAACTCGACTACCGCATCGAGATCTACGTGCCGGCGGCGAAGCGCCGTTACGGGTACTACTCGCTGCCGGTGCTCGTGGGCGACCGCATCGTCGCCAGGGTCGATCTCAAGGCCGAGCGCGCGACGTCGACGCTGCAGGTGCAGTCCGTCTGGTGGGAGCCGCAGGCCCGACCTCTCGACGATGTCGAGCGGATCGCGGCCGAACTGCGGCATGCCGCATCGTGGCAGGGCCTCGAGCACGTGTCGGTCTCGAGGTGGGGCTCGGCGTCCGACGCGGTGCACGCCGCCCTCGCCGCCCGGCCCGGCACCTCGGTGCGACGCCATGTGCATGCCAGAGAGAGCACCGCGTGA
- a CDS encoding D-arabinono-1,4-lactone oxidase encodes MTRIGGTWQNWGRSVQVTPLRVERPRTPEGVQRAVVAAAARGLSIKAVGAGHSFTGIAVAPGVLLELDDMQGLVSADTASRRVTLLAGTRLHRIPGLLAPFGLAMENLGDIDRQSISGAISTGTHGTGARFGGLAAQVVGVSLVTAAGEFLRIDEHQNTELLPAVALGLGALGIIVEVTLQCVPAFVLEAVDEPMPLDDVLDTVSERISASDHFEFYWFPHTDVALTKRQTRLPESTRRQPLPVVGRWIDETLLSNGVYRAVCAAGQFAPAVTAPFNRLAVTLTGDRRYTDLSHRVLTQSRTVRFREMEYALPAENTVAAFRAVRALIDARGWRIEFPIEVRFAAADDRWLSTAYGRASGYIAVHRYWRVDPTEYFEAVEQIMLEHGGRPHWGKLHTLTADGLRERYPRFDDFTALRDRLDPDRRFTNRYLDRVLGA; translated from the coding sequence GTGACGAGGATCGGCGGCACCTGGCAGAACTGGGGTCGGTCGGTGCAGGTCACTCCACTGCGCGTGGAGCGTCCTCGGACGCCCGAAGGGGTGCAGCGCGCGGTGGTCGCCGCCGCTGCGCGCGGTCTCTCGATCAAGGCGGTCGGAGCCGGTCACAGCTTCACCGGCATCGCGGTGGCGCCGGGGGTGCTGCTCGAACTCGACGACATGCAGGGGCTGGTCTCTGCCGACACCGCAAGCCGTCGCGTCACCCTGCTCGCCGGCACCCGGCTGCACCGCATCCCCGGCCTCCTCGCACCGTTCGGGCTGGCGATGGAGAACCTCGGCGACATCGACCGGCAGTCGATCTCGGGAGCGATCTCGACCGGTACCCACGGCACCGGAGCGCGCTTCGGCGGCCTCGCGGCCCAGGTCGTCGGCGTCTCCCTCGTGACGGCGGCCGGTGAGTTCCTGCGCATCGATGAGCACCAGAACACGGAGCTGCTGCCCGCGGTCGCCCTGGGGCTCGGCGCGCTCGGCATCATCGTCGAGGTGACGCTGCAGTGCGTGCCCGCGTTCGTCCTGGAGGCCGTCGACGAGCCGATGCCGCTGGACGACGTGCTCGACACGGTGTCCGAGAGGATCTCGGCATCCGATCATTTCGAGTTCTACTGGTTCCCGCACACCGATGTGGCGCTCACGAAGAGGCAGACGCGTCTCCCCGAATCGACGAGGCGCCAGCCGCTCCCCGTGGTCGGACGCTGGATCGACGAGACGCTGCTGTCGAACGGCGTCTACCGCGCCGTGTGTGCGGCCGGACAGTTCGCCCCTGCCGTCACCGCGCCCTTCAACCGTCTCGCGGTGACCCTCACGGGTGACCGTCGCTACACCGACCTGTCGCACCGCGTGCTCACGCAGAGTCGCACCGTGAGGTTCCGCGAGATGGAGTACGCGCTGCCCGCCGAGAACACCGTCGCGGCCTTCCGCGCCGTGCGAGCTCTGATCGACGCGCGCGGATGGCGGATCGAGTTCCCGATCGAGGTGCGCTTCGCGGCGGCGGACGACCGCTGGCTGTCGACCGCGTACGGCCGGGCGAGCGGATACATCGCCGTGCACCGGTACTGGCGCGTGGATCCCACCGAGTACTTCGAGGCGGTGGAGCAGATCATGCTCGAACACGGGGGCAGGCCGCACTGGGGCAAGCTCCATACGCTGACGGCCGACGGGCTGCGGGAGCGCTATCCGCGCTTCGACGACTTCACCGCGCTGCGCGACCGTCTCGATCCCGACCGCAGGTTCACCAACCGCTACCTCGATCGCGTGCTGGGCGCGTGA
- a CDS encoding AI-2E family transporter, producing the protein MSEEQRPRLRDLFRPRAVSTQRTVTTDADAAVPIGLRVTAAYAWRLLLIAAAVAGIIWLVIELKLLVIPLMVGILITALLWPALQWMLRHRFPRWLAVAVSLIGTIAIVSLLLWLVIWQVRAQLPDVQERSSQAIEEFRQFLLNGPLHLSEAQIQSYIDQGLQIINEQTQALLNGALAVGTTAAHVATGAVLSLFILICLLADGRGIWRWTLRLFPRAARPAADAAASNGFATIINYARTQLLVAAIDAVGIGVGAALLGVPLAIPVAVLVFLGSFIPIVGAVVTGAIAVLLALVYNGPLIALAMLAVVLGVQQLEGHILQPILMGSAVKVHPLAVVLVVAGGAMVGGIPGALFAVPLAAFVNVAAVTVSSGAWRTGDRPDADLIWSTVPRERTRRNR; encoded by the coding sequence ATGAGCGAAGAGCAGCGTCCGCGGCTGAGGGATCTCTTCCGTCCGCGTGCGGTGTCCACGCAGCGTACGGTCACCACCGACGCCGATGCGGCGGTGCCGATCGGACTGCGCGTCACGGCGGCCTACGCCTGGCGTCTGCTGCTGATCGCCGCGGCCGTCGCCGGCATCATCTGGCTCGTCATCGAGCTCAAGCTCCTCGTCATCCCGCTCATGGTGGGAATCCTGATCACGGCTCTGCTGTGGCCGGCTCTGCAGTGGATGCTGCGGCATCGGTTCCCGAGATGGCTGGCCGTCGCGGTCTCGCTCATCGGCACGATCGCGATCGTCTCGCTGCTGCTGTGGCTGGTCATCTGGCAGGTGCGCGCGCAGCTGCCCGACGTGCAGGAGCGCAGTTCGCAGGCCATCGAGGAGTTCCGGCAGTTCCTGCTCAACGGACCGCTGCACCTGAGCGAGGCCCAGATCCAGAGCTACATCGACCAGGGCCTGCAGATCATCAACGAGCAGACCCAGGCGCTCCTGAACGGGGCCCTCGCCGTCGGCACCACCGCTGCCCATGTGGCGACGGGCGCCGTGCTGTCGCTGTTCATCCTCATCTGCCTGCTCGCCGACGGACGCGGCATCTGGCGGTGGACGCTGCGCCTGTTCCCGCGCGCCGCTCGTCCCGCCGCAGACGCCGCAGCCAGCAACGGCTTCGCGACCATCATCAACTACGCGCGCACCCAGCTGCTCGTCGCGGCGATCGACGCGGTCGGCATCGGGGTCGGTGCGGCCCTGCTCGGCGTGCCGCTGGCCATCCCGGTCGCGGTGCTCGTCTTCCTCGGATCCTTCATCCCGATCGTGGGCGCCGTCGTCACCGGCGCGATCGCGGTGCTGCTCGCCCTCGTCTACAACGGCCCGCTGATCGCACTGGCGATGCTGGCCGTCGTGCTCGGGGTCCAGCAGCTCGAAGGCCACATCCTGCAGCCGATCCTGATGGGCTCCGCCGTGAAGGTGCATCCGCTCGCCGTGGTGCTCGTCGTCGCCGGTGGCGCGATGGTCGGCGGCATCCCCGGAGCACTCTTCGCCGTGCCGCTCGCCGCGTTCGTCAACGTCGCGGCGGTCACCGTGAGCAGCGGCGCCTGGCGTACGGGGGATCGACCCGACGCCGACCTGATCTGGAGCACAGTACCGCGCGAGCGGACACGGAGGAATCGATGA